A part of Desulfomicrobium macestii genomic DNA contains:
- the aat gene encoding leucyl/phenylalanyl-tRNA--protein transferase: MTVFALPAQPAFPDPAHADEDGLLAVGGDLAPHRLLMAYAQGIFPWYNENSPILWWSPDPRLVLEPARIHVPKRLDRILRQGRFRFTLDTAFEQVITGCAETPRCGAHGTWIVPEMLAAYCRLHDLGFAHSIEVWSGAALVGGLYGVAMGGVFFGESMFYREPDASKAGLVTLMRALTGAGFVLFDCQQTTAHMLRFGGFEMPRDEFLFRLERALKLRTPCGPWRLRDGALIGRDPE, encoded by the coding sequence ATGACCGTCTTTGCCCTGCCCGCCCAGCCCGCCTTCCCCGATCCGGCCCATGCCGACGAGGACGGCCTGCTGGCCGTGGGCGGGGATCTTGCGCCGCACAGGCTGCTCATGGCCTATGCCCAGGGCATTTTTCCCTGGTACAACGAGAACTCCCCCATCCTCTGGTGGAGCCCCGACCCCAGGCTTGTCCTGGAGCCCGCGCGCATCCATGTGCCCAAAAGGCTCGATCGCATCCTGCGCCAGGGACGCTTTCGCTTCACCCTGGACACGGCCTTCGAGCAGGTCATCACCGGCTGCGCAGAGACGCCCCGGTGCGGCGCGCACGGAACCTGGATCGTCCCGGAGATGCTGGCCGCCTACTGCCGTCTGCATGACCTTGGGTTCGCGCACAGCATCGAGGTCTGGTCCGGCGCGGCCCTGGTCGGCGGCCTCTACGGCGTGGCCATGGGCGGGGTCTTTTTCGGGGAATCCATGTTCTACCGCGAGCCGGACGCCTCCAAGGCAGGGCTCGTGACCCTGATGCGGGCCCTTACCGGCGCGGGGTTCGTCCTTTTCGATTGTCAGCAGACCACCGCGCACATGCTCCGCTTCGGCGGATTCGAGATGCCGCGCGACGAATTTCTTTTTCGCCTGGAGCGGGCCCTGAAGCTGCGGACTCCTTGCGGGCCCTGGCGCCTGCGTGACGGAGCCTTGATCGGCCGGGACCCTGAATAA
- the yjgA gene encoding ribosome biogenesis factor YjgA, with the protein MTEFEHGNEEDWEGRPSKSQRKRDMVALQKLGESLIELAPEQLGRLDLHEDLVEAIRFFHTLKDKEAKRRQQQFIGTVMRKIDPVPLREALDELDQLRFQQAEAFHQIEIWRDALVDGDGDVMTELVGRFGLDPQQLRQLAKQAAAEKAAGKPAKNGRALFRLLRQSFEREQAED; encoded by the coding sequence ATGACTGAATTTGAACACGGAAACGAGGAAGACTGGGAAGGACGACCAAGCAAATCGCAACGCAAGCGGGACATGGTCGCCCTGCAGAAGCTTGGGGAGAGCCTCATCGAACTGGCCCCGGAACAGCTCGGGCGGCTTGATCTGCATGAGGATCTGGTCGAGGCCATCCGCTTTTTCCACACCCTCAAGGACAAGGAAGCCAAGCGGCGGCAGCAGCAGTTCATCGGCACGGTCATGCGCAAGATCGATCCCGTGCCGTTGCGCGAAGCCCTGGACGAACTGGACCAGCTTCGTTTTCAGCAGGCCGAGGCCTTTCATCAGATCGAGATCTGGCGCGACGCGCTGGTGGATGGAGACGGGGACGTAATGACGGAGCTGGTGGGGCGATTCGGCCTTGACCCACAGCAGCTGCGCCAGCTTGCAAAGCAGGCCGCGGCGGAGAAGGCCGCCGGAAAGCCGGCCAAGAACGGTCGCGCCCTGTTTCGGCTGCTGCGCCAGAGTTTCGAGCGCGAACAGGCTGAGGACTAG
- a CDS encoding phosphodiester glycosidase family protein: MSAFFLRAIFSCLVLCVPAASLFAEEWRVLAPGLELREFLIPDQFGDLAGQQSSMAVLRIDSGNYDVALGSALGTGRMRSMQEWARHSGFVAVINAGMFRADDRMRSTGYMRDANVVINSFIHPNYGAFLAFHPRDPALPALRWVDRKSDADWQETLADYNGIIQNYRLISRERENLWEQSDRRHSGAAIAMDREGRLLFVHCRPRLSLHEFAQALIDLPLDLIGAMYVEGGADAAMYVDVNGFVGRFVGEYRSDFFQGSNKNFWPAPNVLGIRPK; the protein is encoded by the coding sequence ATGTCCGCCTTTTTTCTTCGCGCCATTTTTTCCTGCCTGGTCCTTTGCGTTCCGGCCGCTTCGCTGTTCGCGGAAGAGTGGCGCGTGCTGGCGCCCGGACTTGAGCTGCGCGAGTTCCTGATTCCCGACCAGTTCGGGGACCTGGCGGGCCAGCAGAGTTCCATGGCGGTGCTGCGCATCGATTCCGGCAATTATGACGTGGCCCTGGGTTCGGCCCTGGGCACCGGACGCATGCGCAGCATGCAGGAGTGGGCCCGGCATTCGGGATTTGTCGCGGTCATCAACGCGGGCATGTTCCGGGCCGACGACCGGATGCGCAGCACGGGCTACATGCGCGACGCCAACGTGGTCATCAATTCCTTCATTCATCCGAACTACGGGGCGTTCCTGGCCTTCCATCCCCGCGACCCGGCCCTGCCCGCCCTGCGCTGGGTGGACCGCAAGAGCGACGCCGACTGGCAGGAAACGCTGGCCGATTACAACGGGATCATCCAGAACTACCGCCTGATCAGCCGCGAGCGGGAAAATCTCTGGGAACAGAGCGACCGCCGCCATTCCGGCGCCGCCATCGCCATGGACCGGGAGGGGCGGCTGCTCTTTGTCCATTGCCGCCCCCGGCTGTCCCTGCACGAGTTTGCCCAGGCCCTCATCGACCTGCCCCTGGATCTGATCGGGGCCATGTATGTCGAAGGCGGGGCCGATGCGGCCATGTATGTCGACGTGAACGGCTTCGTGGGGCGTTTCGTGGGCGAGTATCGATCCGATTTTTTTCAAGGCAGCAACAAGAATTTCTGGCCCGCGCCCAACGTGCTGGGCATCCGGCCCAAATAA
- the uvrB gene encoding excinuclease ABC subunit UvrB produces MSLFQLESEYVPRGDQPAAIDALCSGIRQGVRDQVLLGVTGSGKTFTMGHVIARLDRPALIMAPNKTLAAQLYNEFKGLFPHNAVEYFVSYYDYYQPEAYLPHSDTYIEKDSAINDDIDKLRHAATHALLTRRDVIIIASVSCIYGLGSPEYYAKMVIPVECGQHVAMETIIGRLVDVQYERNDYDLHRGTFRVRGDVLEIIPAYKHEQALRIEFFGDEIDGIYETDPLTGEILSSMSKTVIYPASHYVSDRDNLVRAMVDIREELRQRLEYFQGKNMLVEAQRLEQKTQLDLEMIEELGYCNGIENYSLHLDGRATGQPPATLIDYFPKDFLLFMDESHISVSQVGAMFKGDRSRKQTLVDYGFRLPSALDNRPLNFEEFLERIGTTVFVSATPAPWELERAQGVVVEQIIRPTGLIDPEVEVVPTSGQMDHLMEQCLARIAADERVMVTTLTKRMAEDLTEFLQARGVRARYLHSDIDTLERVAIIQALRAGEFDVLVGINLLREGLDIPEVSLVAMLDADKEGFLRSTRSLIQTFGRAARNVKGKVLLYADSVTRSMAEAMGETQRRRERQTLYNEEHGITPQSIRKTSENTLYDLHREIKEQERAAERTADYDPGPENAAREVARLSREMRKAAEMLEFEEAARLRDRIKTLEKRHGLDGSRATRS; encoded by the coding sequence ATGTCCCTTTTTCAGCTTGAATCCGAATATGTCCCGCGCGGCGACCAGCCGGCGGCCATCGACGCCCTCTGCTCGGGAATCCGGCAGGGCGTGCGCGACCAGGTGCTGCTCGGCGTGACCGGCTCGGGCAAGACCTTCACCATGGGCCACGTCATCGCGAGGCTTGACCGCCCGGCCCTGATCATGGCCCCCAACAAGACCCTGGCCGCGCAGCTCTACAACGAGTTCAAGGGCCTCTTCCCGCACAACGCCGTCGAATATTTTGTCAGTTATTACGACTACTACCAGCCCGAAGCCTACCTGCCGCATTCCGACACCTACATCGAGAAGGATTCGGCCATCAACGACGACATCGACAAGCTGCGCCACGCCGCCACCCACGCCCTGTTGACCCGCCGCGACGTGATCATCATCGCCTCCGTGTCATGCATCTACGGCCTGGGCTCACCCGAATACTACGCCAAGATGGTCATTCCGGTGGAGTGCGGGCAGCATGTGGCCATGGAGACGATCATCGGGCGGCTGGTGGACGTGCAGTACGAGCGCAACGACTACGACCTGCATCGCGGCACTTTTCGCGTGCGCGGGGACGTGCTGGAAATCATTCCGGCCTACAAGCACGAGCAGGCCCTGCGCATTGAGTTTTTCGGGGACGAGATCGACGGGATCTACGAGACCGACCCGCTCACGGGCGAGATCCTGTCGAGCATGTCGAAGACCGTCATCTACCCGGCCAGCCATTACGTTTCGGACCGCGACAATCTGGTCCGGGCCATGGTCGACATCCGCGAGGAGCTGCGGCAGCGCCTGGAGTATTTCCAGGGCAAGAACATGCTGGTCGAGGCGCAGCGCCTGGAGCAAAAGACCCAGCTCGACCTGGAGATGATCGAGGAGCTTGGCTACTGCAACGGCATCGAGAACTACTCCCTGCACCTGGACGGGCGCGCCACCGGGCAGCCACCGGCCACGCTCATCGATTATTTTCCGAAGGATTTTCTGCTCTTCATGGACGAGTCGCACATCTCCGTGTCCCAGGTCGGGGCCATGTTCAAGGGCGACCGCTCGCGCAAGCAGACCCTGGTCGACTACGGCTTCCGGCTACCCTCGGCCCTGGACAACCGGCCCCTCAACTTCGAGGAATTTCTGGAGCGCATCGGCACCACCGTCTTCGTCTCGGCCACGCCCGCCCCCTGGGAACTGGAGCGGGCCCAGGGCGTGGTGGTGGAGCAGATCATCAGACCCACGGGCCTCATCGACCCCGAGGTCGAGGTCGTGCCCACGAGCGGCCAGATGGACCACCTCATGGAGCAGTGCCTGGCGCGCATCGCCGCTGACGAGCGGGTCATGGTCACGACCCTGACCAAACGCATGGCCGAGGACCTGACCGAGTTTTTGCAGGCCCGGGGCGTGCGCGCTCGCTACCTGCACTCGGATATCGACACCCTGGAGCGGGTGGCCATCATCCAGGCCCTGCGCGCCGGTGAGTTCGATGTGCTGGTCGGCATCAACCTGCTGCGCGAAGGCCTTGATATACCGGAAGTCTCTCTGGTAGCCATGCTCGATGCCGACAAGGAGGGCTTTCTGCGCTCGACCCGGTCCCTGATCCAGACGTTCGGACGGGCCGCGCGCAACGTGAAGGGCAAGGTCCTGCTCTATGCCGACTCCGTCACCCGGTCCATGGCCGAGGCCATGGGCGAGACGCAGCGGCGCAGGGAGCGGCAGACCCTCTACAACGAGGAGCACGGCATCACCCCCCAGTCCATACGCAAGACCTCGGAGAACACTCTTTACGACCTGCACCGCGAGATCAAGGAGCAGGAACGGGCGGCAGAGCGAACGGCGGACTACGATCCCGGCCCCGAGAATGCGGCCAGGGAAGTGGCCCGCCTGAGTCGCGAAATGCGCAAGGCGGCGGAAATGCTTGAATTCGAGGAGGCTGCCCGATTGCGGGACCGGATCAAGACCCTGGAGAAGCGCCATGGTCTGGACGGTTCTAGGGCGACACGATCATGA
- a CDS encoding potassium channel family protein encodes MNTCSLRTSFLRRFLPRCSAGIRGFTGLYQMVKFRFGTFFPLVLGAGFLLTVFAYGLFIFLVVEGWSLLDSFYQVVMTLSTVGFMELHPLSDRARLMVSFLILMGVGSFAYLVGAFTQVVVEGRLQDLWGKRKVQKIIDSLADHYIICGYGRIGAVVAEELRRENLPVVVIEKDPELLFELERDNYLFLAGDATSDEFLIAAGVERAKGLFACVSQDAENVYITLSSRQFNSELTIIARADRPESVAKLERAGANRVLTPHQIGGKRIAQVMLRPTVTDFMDLATQGHNLQMEEIPVRPGSELVGKNLITSGIRPRFNLMIIAIEKAGGKMTFNPHPEVTIEAGDTLIAVGPPENFSGLQTVCRGTQGDEA; translated from the coding sequence ATGAACACATGCTCACTGCGGACATCATTTCTGCGCCGTTTCCTGCCGCGCTGTTCGGCGGGGATTCGCGGCTTCACGGGGTTGTACCAGATGGTCAAGTTCCGTTTCGGAACTTTTTTTCCGCTGGTTCTGGGCGCGGGCTTTCTGCTGACGGTCTTTGCCTACGGCCTGTTCATCTTTCTGGTGGTGGAGGGCTGGAGCCTGCTGGACAGCTTCTATCAGGTCGTCATGACCCTCTCCACCGTGGGCTTCATGGAGCTGCACCCGCTCTCGGACCGGGCGCGGCTCATGGTCTCTTTTCTGATTCTCATGGGCGTGGGCAGTTTTGCCTATCTGGTGGGTGCGTTCACACAGGTCGTGGTCGAAGGCCGATTGCAGGATTTATGGGGGAAACGAAAGGTGCAGAAAATCATCGATTCGCTGGCGGATCATTACATCATCTGTGGTTACGGGCGCATCGGCGCGGTGGTGGCGGAGGAGCTCCGGCGGGAAAATCTGCCCGTGGTCGTCATTGAAAAGGACCCGGAGCTGCTTTTCGAGCTGGAGCGGGACAATTATCTGTTTCTGGCCGGGGACGCGACCTCGGACGAGTTTCTCATCGCCGCCGGGGTGGAGCGCGCCAAGGGGCTCTTTGCCTGTGTCAGCCAGGATGCCGAGAACGTGTACATCACCCTGTCCTCGCGCCAGTTCAACTCCGAGCTGACCATCATCGCCCGCGCCGACCGGCCAGAATCCGTGGCCAAGCTGGAGCGGGCCGGGGCCAACCGCGTGCTGACTCCGCACCAGATCGGCGGCAAACGCATCGCCCAGGTCATGCTGCGTCCCACGGTCACCGATTTCATGGATCTGGCCACCCAAGGGCACAACCTGCAGATGGAAGAGATTCCTGTCCGGCCCGGCTCGGAACTGGTGGGCAAGAACCTGATCACCTCGGGCATCCGCCCCCGGTTCAACCTCATGATCATCGCCATCGAAAAGGCGGGCGGGAAGATGACCTTCAATCCGCATCCGGAAGTGACCATCGAGGCCGGAGACACGCTCATCGCCGTCGGCCCCCCCGAGAATTTTTCCGGATTGCAGACCGTGTGCCGAGGCACGCAGGGGGACGAGGCATGA
- a CDS encoding BRCT domain-containing protein — MSLPLELPSEERRLVERLIEYNDAYRRGVPQVNDAQYDLLVARLRELDPEHPFLHRVEPETFSGKREIRHPVPMLSTDKAYTPEELERFVARVEKEAGEIGVSEVRYRVTPKLDGLAGRDDGTVFVTRGNGESGYEVSSAFAKGMIPLGGRGRGVGEMVILQSYFQEHLADAFEHPRNLVVGIVSSDTVNEFARKALDDEAVHFVPYSELPSWEGSGAELLARMDALTDELSGQVDYPLDGMVVEVVNPDVRSSMGATSHHYRWQIAVKRKGETALTVVREVVWQVGRTGKVTPVLMVEPVNVSGATIRRVTAHNAGLMEKKGLGPGAQIEIIRSGEVIPKVEAVLVPAPTTLPENCPSCGTALVRENDFLICGNEHCPDQVVQTIEHWFKTLGNADWFGRKTVEKLVRSGYDSLEKVYELGEDEFRAMGFGPVQSSNLAEAVYLSRTREVEEWRFLAALGIEDLGKGDSRKLLGQFRLEDLPEVGREQIEAIHGFGAITARSIAGGLQRVAPTLRHLLGLGFRIMATGAAREQVTDSPLAGRHVVFTGKMRGSREDMQEEARAQGALVQSAVNSKTDFLICGENVGASKLAKARQFGTAILQEDEYLRLIGAQGQ; from the coding sequence ATGAGCCTGCCGCTGGAGCTTCCTTCCGAGGAGAGGCGGCTGGTCGAGCGACTGATCGAGTACAACGATGCCTACCGGCGGGGTGTGCCACAGGTCAACGACGCCCAGTACGACCTGCTGGTCGCCCGGTTGCGGGAGCTCGATCCTGAGCACCCCTTCCTGCATCGGGTCGAGCCCGAGACTTTTTCCGGCAAGCGTGAAATCCGTCACCCCGTGCCCATGCTCTCCACCGACAAGGCCTACACTCCGGAGGAACTGGAGCGTTTTGTGGCCCGCGTGGAAAAGGAAGCCGGGGAGATCGGGGTCAGCGAGGTGCGCTACCGGGTCACGCCCAAGCTCGACGGCCTGGCCGGCCGCGACGACGGGACGGTCTTTGTCACGCGCGGCAATGGCGAGAGCGGCTACGAGGTCAGCTCCGCCTTCGCCAAGGGCATGATTCCCCTTGGCGGACGCGGACGGGGCGTGGGCGAGATGGTCATTCTGCAGAGCTATTTTCAGGAGCACTTGGCCGACGCCTTCGAGCATCCGCGCAATCTGGTGGTCGGCATCGTGTCCTCGGATACGGTCAACGAGTTCGCCAGGAAAGCCCTGGACGACGAAGCCGTGCATTTCGTGCCCTACTCGGAGCTGCCGAGCTGGGAAGGGAGCGGGGCGGAGCTGCTTGCGCGCATGGACGCGCTTACGGACGAGCTTTCGGGCCAGGTGGATTATCCCCTGGACGGCATGGTCGTGGAGGTGGTGAACCCTGACGTGCGCAGCAGCATGGGCGCCACCAGCCACCACTACCGCTGGCAGATCGCGGTCAAGCGCAAGGGCGAGACCGCCCTGACCGTGGTGCGGGAGGTGGTCTGGCAGGTCGGACGCACGGGCAAGGTCACTCCGGTGCTCATGGTCGAGCCCGTGAACGTCTCCGGCGCGACCATCCGCAGGGTCACGGCCCACAACGCCGGGCTGATGGAGAAGAAGGGCCTTGGTCCCGGAGCGCAGATCGAGATCATCCGCAGCGGCGAGGTCATTCCCAAGGTCGAAGCCGTGCTCGTCCCGGCACCGACCACGCTCCCCGAGAACTGTCCGTCCTGCGGCACGGCGCTTGTCCGGGAAAACGATTTTCTCATCTGCGGCAACGAGCACTGTCCCGATCAGGTCGTGCAGACCATCGAGCACTGGTTCAAGACGCTGGGCAACGCCGATTGGTTCGGTCGCAAAACCGTGGAAAAGCTGGTCCGATCCGGGTATGACAGCCTTGAAAAGGTGTACGAACTGGGCGAGGATGAATTTCGGGCCATGGGCTTTGGACCCGTGCAGTCGTCCAATCTGGCCGAGGCAGTGTATCTGAGCCGCACTCGCGAGGTCGAGGAGTGGCGTTTCCTGGCCGCCCTTGGCATCGAGGATCTGGGCAAGGGTGACAGCCGCAAGCTGCTCGGGCAGTTTCGCCTTGAGGATCTGCCGGAAGTCGGCCGCGAGCAGATCGAGGCCATACACGGTTTTGGAGCCATCACCGCACGATCCATCGCCGGGGGGCTGCAACGGGTGGCTCCGACCCTGCGTCATCTGCTGGGGCTGGGTTTCAGGATCATGGCCACCGGAGCGGCCCGCGAGCAGGTCACTGACAGTCCACTGGCGGGCAGGCATGTGGTCTTTACCGGCAAGATGCGCGGTTCGCGCGAGGACATGCAGGAAGAGGCCCGCGCCCAGGGAGCATTGGTGCAGAGCGCGGTCAATTCCAAGACCGATTTTCTCATCTGCGGCGAGAACGTCGGAGCAAGCAAGCTCGCCAAGGCCCGGCAGTTCGGGACGGCCATCCTGCAGGAAGACGAATATCTGCGTCTTATCGGCGCGCAAGGGCAATAA
- the dapB gene encoding 4-hydroxy-tetrahydrodipicolinate reductase, giving the protein MSIPVIIMGAKGRMGSTLTHLAMESDQFTVSGVVERAEYSKGLETLGCPVMHDLAELLPSCPGATVIDFTAPEVSLDSARKASKTGNPIVIGTTGLSADQQAELETMARDIPIFWSPNMSIGVNALVRILPMLERILGEAYDMEITEIHHHHKKDAPSGTAVKLAQVLAESRGWKMDEVGNYGRQGIIGARPEKELGVHALRGGDVVGDHTVYFFGPGERVEVTHRAHSRENFARGALRAAAWLSSRKPGRLYSMGQLLGE; this is encoded by the coding sequence ATGAGCATTCCAGTCATCATCATGGGCGCCAAGGGGCGGATGGGCTCGACCCTGACCCATTTGGCCATGGAGTCCGACCAGTTTACCGTGAGCGGGGTCGTGGAACGGGCCGAGTACAGCAAGGGGCTGGAAACGCTCGGCTGTCCCGTCATGCACGATCTTGCGGAGCTCCTGCCGTCCTGTCCCGGTGCGACGGTCATCGACTTCACCGCTCCGGAAGTGAGCCTGGACTCGGCCCGCAAGGCCTCGAAGACGGGCAATCCCATCGTCATCGGCACCACCGGACTCTCCGCGGACCAGCAGGCCGAACTGGAAACAATGGCCAGGGACATTCCGATCTTCTGGTCCCCGAACATGTCCATCGGCGTCAACGCCCTGGTGCGCATCCTGCCCATGCTCGAACGCATCCTGGGCGAGGCCTACGACATGGAAATCACCGAGATCCACCATCATCACAAGAAGGACGCCCCCAGCGGCACCGCCGTCAAGCTGGCCCAGGTGCTGGCCGAGTCGCGCGGCTGGAAAATGGACGAGGTCGGCAACTACGGCCGTCAGGGCATCATCGGCGCGCGGCCGGAAAAGGAACTGGGCGTGCACGCCCTGCGCGGTGGTGACGTGGTCGGCGATCACACTGTCTATTTCTTTGGCCCGGGCGAGCGTGTCGAGGTCACCCATCGCGCCCATTCCCGTGAAAATTTCGCGCGTGGCGCACTGCGCGCGGCGGCATGGCTTTCAAGCCGCAAACCCGGCAGGCTCTATTCCATGGGCCAGCTTCTGGGAGAGTAG
- a CDS encoding AAA family ATPase yields MVGTLRQALDLLGGVVLGKDTQLRLSLACLLARGHLLIEDIPGIGKTTLAKALAVVLGLEFKRVQFTNDLLPADVLGVSVFDAAESSFVFHPGPVFTNVLLADEINRGTPRTQSALLEVMEEQQVSLDNSTRLLPRPFFVLATQNALDQAGTYPLPESQLDRFLFRISLGYPDLDSELELLGRSQSAGRQVLPEAVSNADEVLDLQERVDHVRTSAALLRYVRDLLDWTRTGGRFVNGLSPRAGQALVRASRAWAFLDGRDFVLPEDVQAVFPSLAGHRLRSADGAGVDLTAILAAVPIP; encoded by the coding sequence ATGGTAGGCACCTTGCGGCAGGCTCTGGATTTGCTCGGCGGCGTGGTCCTGGGCAAGGATACCCAGCTGCGCCTTTCCCTGGCTTGCCTTCTGGCACGCGGGCATCTCCTGATCGAGGACATCCCCGGCATCGGTAAGACGACCCTGGCCAAGGCCCTGGCCGTGGTGTTGGGGCTTGAATTCAAGCGCGTGCAGTTCACCAACGACCTCCTGCCGGCGGACGTGCTGGGGGTCTCGGTCTTTGACGCAGCCGAGTCCTCCTTCGTATTCCATCCCGGTCCGGTCTTCACCAACGTGCTTCTGGCCGACGAGATCAACCGGGGCACGCCGCGCACCCAGAGCGCGCTTCTGGAGGTCATGGAAGAGCAGCAGGTCAGCCTGGACAACAGCACGCGCCTGCTGCCCCGGCCCTTTTTCGTCCTGGCCACCCAGAATGCCCTGGACCAGGCCGGAACCTATCCGCTGCCGGAGTCGCAGCTGGATCGTTTCCTGTTCCGCATCAGCCTTGGGTATCCGGATCTGGATTCCGAACTGGAGCTTCTTGGGCGCAGTCAGAGCGCAGGCCGTCAGGTGCTGCCCGAGGCGGTCAGCAATGCCGACGAGGTCCTCGATCTGCAGGAGCGCGTCGATCATGTACGCACCAGCGCCGCGCTGCTGCGCTACGTGCGTGATCTTTTGGACTGGACCAGAACTGGCGGGCGGTTCGTCAACGGCCTCTCCCCCCGCGCCGGGCAGGCGCTGGTCCGCGCGTCCCGCGCCTGGGCCTTTCTCGACGGCCGGGATTTCGTGCTGCCCGAGGACGTGCAGGCGGTCTTTCCCAGTCTTGCCGGACACAGATTGCGTTCGGCCGATGGCGCGGGCGTTGACCTGACCGCGATTCTGGCCGCGGTGCCCATCCCCTGA